A part of Candidatus Electrothrix aestuarii genomic DNA contains:
- a CDS encoding SLC13 family permease, which yields MEHALTHASHGTTLFFTGVLVLLIASLALEEKIHARKSLIVGLFAAALLFLDGALGLLPFGPITLPDGHTMNMPVYIESIDWGVIAIIIGSSIFVDVTSRSGLFTWIAIKLTKLSCGDPLKLLWYYGLMTVVFSAVLNNVTAMIIVGSLSAVSLKRLQREEQLLGFLLIEGLLTNIGGLLTLISSVPNIIIGTTAGISFMTFFLKASPYVLVATCATIWLGARLFRISKLSDAEEIAAARQHVAGFDENDGIESRGFFWFGAIMLVAFILVIATTSVLPVVSSLGMGYVALTFALIMLIRFKHEVEQFYKAVDWDLIGFFMALFVVIHMLEYAGVLELIGQGITRIIGEEESRFGVGALLFSSAAFSSVTDNIPLAAMLGKILAAQGTAADSPLWWSVIFGANLGGNLTPIGSASTLVAVTIIHKHELKLSFGGFVRKALPFAALHILLATVYVLVFF from the coding sequence ATGGAACATGCCCTTACCCATGCCTCCCATGGCACGACGCTCTTCTTTACCGGTGTACTCGTCCTGCTGATCGCCTCTCTGGCCCTGGAAGAAAAGATCCACGCCAGGAAGTCTCTGATCGTCGGCCTCTTTGCTGCGGCCCTCCTCTTCCTGGACGGGGCGCTGGGCCTGCTGCCCTTCGGCCCCATCACCCTGCCCGATGGGCATACGATGAACATGCCGGTGTATATAGAGTCCATTGACTGGGGCGTGATCGCCATTATCATCGGCTCCAGTATCTTTGTCGATGTGACCTCCCGTTCCGGCCTCTTTACCTGGATTGCTATCAAGCTCACCAAGCTCTCCTGCGGTGATCCCCTCAAGCTGCTCTGGTACTACGGCCTGATGACCGTGGTATTCTCTGCCGTGCTCAACAACGTGACCGCCATGATCATTGTCGGTTCCCTGTCCGCCGTCTCCCTGAAACGGCTCCAGCGGGAAGAACAGCTGCTGGGTTTTCTCCTGATTGAGGGCCTGCTCACCAATATCGGCGGCCTGCTGACCCTGATCAGTTCGGTGCCCAATATCATTATCGGAACCACAGCCGGTATCAGCTTTATGACCTTTTTCCTCAAGGCCAGTCCCTACGTGCTCGTGGCCACCTGTGCCACCATCTGGCTGGGTGCCCGTCTCTTCAGGATCAGCAAGTTGAGCGATGCCGAGGAGATTGCCGCTGCCAGGCAGCATGTTGCCGGGTTCGATGAGAACGACGGCATTGAGAGCCGGGGGTTCTTCTGGTTCGGTGCAATTATGCTGGTGGCGTTTATCCTGGTGATCGCCACCACCTCGGTTCTGCCGGTGGTCAGCAGTCTGGGCATGGGCTACGTGGCCTTGACCTTCGCCCTGATTATGCTGATCCGCTTCAAGCATGAGGTGGAGCAATTCTATAAGGCCGTGGACTGGGACCTGATCGGCTTCTTCATGGCCCTGTTCGTGGTGATCCATATGCTGGAATACGCCGGGGTGCTGGAACTGATAGGGCAGGGCATCACCCGGATCATCGGTGAGGAGGAAAGCCGTTTCGGGGTCGGTGCGCTGCTCTTCTCTTCCGCCGCCTTCAGCAGTGTGACCGATAATATTCCGCTGGCCGCCATGCTCGGCAAGATCCTTGCTGCCCAGGGAACCGCCGCTGACTCACCGCTCTGGTGGTCGGTCATCTTCGGGGCCAACCTGGGCGGCAACCTGACGCCCATCGGCAGTGCCTCAACTCTGGTTGCGGTCACTATTATTCATAAACACGAGCTCAAGCTGTCCTTTGGCGGCTTTGTCCGCAAGGCTTTACCCTTTGCGGCCTTGCATATCCTCCTTGCCACGGTCTATGTGCTGGTGTTTTTTTAA
- a CDS encoding Fic family protein, with translation MNSKLLQSILGKKQALDRKRPLPSAVLRKLEEEFALAWTYNSNAIEGNTLTLQETEIVLNSGVTIGGKTVNEHFEVINHKNGIDFVKSLVAKKEALTEDTVKQLHALILQSIDDTEAGEYRRQNVRILGARHIPPQSLKVPRLMSEFIAWFHENEYILSPPELAAEIHYRLVMIHPFIDGNGRVARLLMNLILMKHGYPPAIILKVDRKRYYRVLNEANLGSPEPYEDFIGRAIERSLMLYLSTIEPDQKEDRMFISLKEAAEHCDYSPEYLSLLARKGRIAAVKMDNKTWMTTREAIEEYVQRMKRD, from the coding sequence ATGAACAGTAAGCTCCTTCAAAGCATCCTTGGCAAGAAACAGGCCCTTGATCGCAAGCGCCCGCTTCCTTCGGCTGTTCTCAGGAAACTCGAAGAGGAGTTTGCTCTCGCATGGACCTATAACTCAAACGCGATAGAGGGAAATACACTTACCCTCCAGGAAACAGAAATAGTCCTCAACAGCGGGGTGACCATTGGCGGCAAAACCGTCAACGAGCATTTTGAAGTTATCAATCATAAAAACGGTATCGACTTTGTCAAATCCTTGGTCGCTAAGAAAGAAGCTCTGACCGAGGACACGGTCAAACAACTGCACGCACTCATCCTGCAATCCATTGACGACACAGAAGCGGGTGAGTATCGACGGCAAAATGTCCGCATCCTCGGTGCCCGGCATATTCCCCCGCAGTCTCTGAAAGTTCCTCGCCTTATGAGTGAATTCATTGCCTGGTTTCATGAAAATGAATACATCCTCTCGCCACCGGAACTTGCCGCAGAGATTCACTACAGGCTGGTCATGATTCATCCCTTCATTGACGGCAATGGACGAGTTGCCCGGCTGTTGATGAATCTTATCCTGATGAAACACGGGTATCCTCCTGCCATCATCCTCAAGGTCGATAGGAAAAGGTACTATCGGGTCTTAAACGAAGCCAATCTCGGTTCGCCCGAACCCTATGAAGACTTTATCGGCAGAGCAATAGAACGGTCCTTGATGCTTTATCTCAGCACTATTGAACCGGACCAGAAAGAAGACAGGATGTTCATCTCTCTGAAGGAAGCGGCTGAACACTGCGATTACTCTCCAGAATACCTGTCTCTGCTCGCCAGAAAAGGAAGGATCGCAGCCGTAAAGATGGATAATAAAACATGGATGACCACGAGAGAGGCAATAGAAGAATATGTGCAACGCATGAAACGAGATTGA
- a CDS encoding VF530 family protein, whose product MSQEQPNEPNEQPNDPLHGVTLKDIVNFLVDCYGWEKLGNWTRIRCFVNNPTMNSSLKFLRKTPWARTKVENLYLVTKRNQQNKPKRGG is encoded by the coding sequence ATGAGTCAAGAACAACCTAATGAACCTAATGAACAACCCAATGACCCGTTGCACGGTGTAACCTTAAAGGACATCGTTAACTTCCTTGTTGATTGCTACGGCTGGGAAAAGCTGGGAAACTGGACAAGGATACGATGTTTTGTTAATAATCCCACTATGAACTCCAGCCTTAAATTCCTCCGAAAAACACCTTGGGCAAGGACAAAGGTAGAAAACCTCTACCTTGTCACGAAAAGGAATCAACAAAATAAGCCGAAAAGGGGAGGGTGA
- a CDS encoding MTH895/ArsE family thioredoxin-like protein, protein MDAATQRFIRIGTASIGLIGLDIALNTIARKEVNETEAVDFLFSEISRQNYIPPGNTEKYKEALLKAYRKHCNISTEEEGLVIRIFGTGCVTCNSLQILVIEILDRLKLAADIEQIHDPDEIGRAGVTMTPALMINGTLKSTGLMPTPAQVEQWIQEANNV, encoded by the coding sequence ATGGACGCAGCAACCCAACGCTTCATCCGCATCGGCACGGCCAGCATCGGGCTCATCGGTCTGGACATCGCCCTGAATACCATCGCCCGGAAAGAGGTGAACGAAACCGAGGCTGTGGATTTCCTCTTTAGCGAGATCAGCCGCCAGAACTATATTCCACCCGGTAATACTGAGAAATACAAGGAGGCCCTTCTGAAGGCCTATCGTAAGCATTGCAATATCTCCACCGAGGAGGAAGGCTTGGTCATCCGTATTTTCGGAACCGGCTGTGTCACGTGTAACAGCCTCCAGATTCTGGTGATCGAAATCCTTGATCGTCTGAAACTAGCCGCAGATATCGAGCAAATTCATGATCCCGACGAGATCGGGCGAGCCGGTGTCACCATGACACCGGCCCTGATGATCAACGGAACCCTTAAAAGCACTGGCCTCATGCCCACCCCGGCCCAGGTCGAACAATGGATACAGGAAGCAAATAATGTCTGA
- a CDS encoding mechanosensitive ion channel domain-containing protein, whose protein sequence is MSDQPNLLIAWLEQAGLSHSLAVPLTYALITFAVFLTALLATWFVRRTLVSSLIKFIHNNRLTWDDALTDYHFFTRLSWFVPVLIFYVAQDLLLPPDSQWLEMVPRLIFCGFILAGVRVISALLKATNSIYRSRHVQTGKTIRGYIDAIRIVVYLLGAIFMVSSLTGRSPWGLLSVMGGLTALTMLIFRDTILGFIGAIQLTTNDMIRVGDWIEMESHGADGDVIEVSIHSVRVRNWNKTITTIPTYALIANPFKNWRGMKESGGRRIKRALHLDMTSIRFLSEEELDKLEEIRILRDYLHTKREEIKKYNTARGAEASETINGRCQTNVGLFRAYIQAWLRENPKVHKKMTFLVRQLAPGANGLPMEIYVFSNDQVWANYEALQADIFDHLIAILPYFHLRVFQEPSGYDFRMLGHSPQKVAE, encoded by the coding sequence ATGTCTGATCAACCGAATCTTCTCATTGCCTGGCTTGAGCAAGCAGGTCTTTCCCATAGCCTTGCGGTCCCCCTGACCTATGCCCTGATCACCTTTGCGGTTTTTCTTACCGCTCTGCTGGCAACATGGTTTGTTCGCCGCACCTTGGTCAGCTCGCTGATTAAATTCATTCATAATAATCGACTCACCTGGGACGATGCCTTAACGGATTATCATTTTTTCACCCGGCTGTCCTGGTTTGTCCCGGTCCTTATTTTCTATGTTGCCCAGGACCTCCTTCTTCCCCCGGATTCGCAATGGCTGGAGATGGTTCCCCGTCTCATTTTCTGTGGTTTTATCCTGGCTGGAGTTCGGGTTATCAGCGCGTTACTCAAAGCCACAAACAGCATCTACCGCTCCCGGCACGTCCAAACCGGCAAAACCATCCGAGGGTATATCGATGCCATCAGGATAGTTGTCTATCTTTTAGGGGCTATCTTTATGGTGAGCTCTCTTACCGGTCGTTCGCCCTGGGGGCTGCTTTCCGTCATGGGTGGTTTGACCGCTCTGACCATGCTCATTTTTCGCGATACCATCCTCGGTTTTATCGGGGCAATTCAGCTCACAACCAATGATATGATTCGGGTGGGGGACTGGATTGAGATGGAGTCACACGGCGCGGATGGCGATGTGATTGAGGTTTCTATTCACTCGGTCCGGGTACGGAACTGGAATAAGACCATCACCACCATTCCTACCTATGCCCTGATTGCCAATCCTTTTAAGAACTGGCGCGGCATGAAAGAGTCAGGGGGGCGACGGATCAAACGGGCCCTGCATCTTGACATGACCTCAATCCGCTTTTTGAGCGAGGAAGAATTGGATAAGTTGGAGGAAATTCGTATCCTGCGGGACTATCTCCACACCAAGAGAGAGGAAATAAAGAAATACAACACGGCGCGTGGTGCAGAGGCGAGCGAGACAATCAATGGGCGTTGCCAGACCAACGTGGGGCTCTTCCGGGCCTATATTCAGGCTTGGCTCCGAGAAAACCCAAAGGTCCATAAAAAGATGACTTTCTTAGTTCGCCAATTGGCTCCAGGGGCAAACGGTTTGCCTATGGAGATCTATGTTTTTAGTAATGATCAGGTTTGGGCCAATTACGAGGCTCTTCAGGCAGATATCTTTGACCATCTGATTGCTATTCTGCCCTATTTTCACCTCCGCGTTTTTCAGGAGCCTTCTGGGTACGATTTTAGAATGCTCGGACATAGCCCGCAAAAAGTAGCGGAGTAA